The following coding sequences are from one Bradyrhizobium sp. 200 window:
- a CDS encoding cyclic nucleotide-binding domain-containing thioredoxin-disulfide reductase yields MSADITAGPAIGATSIAFPRHEQTFPTLTPLEIERMRRFGQLRTYKDGEALFETGKPGPGMFVVLSGHVAITQRDGLGHVTPVIDQGEGQFLAEIGQLSGRVALVDGHAEGDVETLLIPPDQLRALLVAEAELGERIMRALILRRVSLIQGGVGGPVLIGPATLGDTARLQNFLVRNGQPHHVLDPAIDKDAADLVARYSPSRADLPLVVCPDGTVLRNPSETSLALAVGMITNQAHEKLYDVAVVGSGPAGLATAVYAASEGLSVAVFDARSFGGQAGASARIENYLGFPTGISGQALTGRAYTQAQKFGADMLIPVCVRSLDCSQRDGVFALATECGQSLRAKSIVVASGARYRRPGIENLGKFEGRGVWYWASPIEAKLCVGQDVVLVGGGNSAGQAAVFLSGHARKVYMIIRGGGLGASMSRYLIERIEAAPNIELIFNAEVVAVEGGEDGTLERVRWKSRLAPEQHHFDVRSLFLFVGADPATHWLNGCGVTLDRAGFVVTGAQSEQNLGRPVPTLETSVPGVFAVGDVRAGSVKRVGGAIGEGAQVVAALHGYLADAVKPSL; encoded by the coding sequence ATGAGTGCAGACATCACGGCCGGTCCGGCGATCGGCGCGACTTCGATCGCGTTTCCACGCCACGAACAGACATTTCCGACGCTGACGCCGCTTGAAATCGAGCGGATGCGCCGGTTCGGGCAGCTTCGGACCTACAAGGACGGCGAAGCCCTGTTCGAGACCGGCAAGCCAGGCCCCGGCATGTTCGTGGTGCTGTCGGGCCACGTCGCGATCACCCAGCGCGATGGCCTCGGTCACGTCACCCCGGTGATCGACCAGGGCGAGGGGCAGTTTCTCGCCGAGATCGGCCAGCTCTCCGGCCGCGTCGCGCTGGTCGACGGCCATGCCGAGGGCGACGTCGAAACGCTGCTGATCCCGCCGGACCAGTTGCGCGCGCTGCTGGTCGCGGAAGCCGAGCTCGGCGAGCGCATCATGCGCGCGCTGATCCTGCGCCGGGTCAGCCTGATCCAGGGCGGCGTCGGCGGGCCGGTGCTGATCGGCCCGGCTACGCTCGGCGACACGGCGCGGCTGCAGAATTTCCTGGTGCGCAACGGCCAGCCGCACCACGTGCTCGATCCCGCAATCGACAAGGACGCCGCCGATCTCGTCGCGCGCTACTCGCCCTCGCGCGCCGATCTGCCGCTGGTGGTGTGCCCCGACGGCACCGTGCTGCGCAATCCGTCCGAGACTTCGCTGGCGCTGGCGGTGGGGATGATCACCAACCAGGCGCATGAGAAGCTCTACGACGTGGCCGTCGTCGGGAGCGGTCCTGCCGGTCTCGCCACCGCGGTCTATGCCGCATCCGAAGGGTTGTCGGTCGCGGTGTTCGATGCGCGGTCTTTCGGCGGCCAGGCCGGCGCCAGCGCGCGCATTGAAAACTATCTGGGATTTCCGACCGGCATTTCCGGGCAGGCGCTCACCGGCCGCGCCTACACCCAGGCGCAAAAATTCGGCGCGGACATGCTGATTCCGGTTTGTGTCAGGTCGCTGGATTGTTCGCAGCGCGACGGCGTGTTTGCGCTGGCGACCGAATGCGGGCAGTCGCTCCGCGCCAAATCCATCGTGGTGGCGAGCGGCGCGCGTTACCGGCGGCCGGGAATCGAGAATCTCGGGAAATTCGAAGGACGCGGCGTGTGGTACTGGGCCTCGCCGATCGAGGCCAAGCTGTGCGTGGGCCAGGACGTCGTATTGGTCGGCGGCGGCAATTCGGCAGGCCAGGCCGCGGTGTTTTTGTCCGGCCACGCGCGCAAGGTCTACATGATTATCCGCGGCGGCGGGCTGGGGGCCAGCATGTCGCGCTATCTGATCGAGCGCATCGAGGCGGCGCCCAATATCGAACTGATCTTCAACGCCGAGGTGGTTGCGGTCGAGGGCGGCGAGGATGGCACGCTCGAACGCGTGCGCTGGAAGAGCCGGCTGGCGCCCGAACAGCACCATTTCGATGTCCGGAGCCTGTTTCTGTTCGTCGGCGCCGACCCGGCGACCCATTGGCTGAACGGCTGCGGCGTGACGCTCGACCGGGCGGGTTTTGTGGTGACGGGGGCGCAGTCCGAGCAGAATCTCGGCCGCCCGGTGCCGACACTGGAAACCTCGGTGCCCGGCGTGTTCGCGGTCGGCGACGTGCGCGCCGGCTCGGTCAAGCGCGTTGGTGGCGCGATCGGCGAGGGCGCGCAGGTGGTGGCCGCGCTGCATGGCTATCTCGCCGATGCCGTGAAGCCGTCGTTATGA
- a CDS encoding alpha/beta hydrolase, with amino-acid sequence MDPMWLRRSRNGATIVFVHGILSGPVAAWTSANGTFWPRLLIEDERLDDFGVYLFAYRADALSGTYSLEDAVDVMRENFRLDGIENRGPNEQLIFVCHSMGGILARRFVVANQLDLAERRARLAFFLIASPSLGAEYANFAAAVAPLYNAQLEILRFSETNHWLNTLDRDFLNLKEGRRLLIAGKELVEDQFAAKHSLLRNNKVVPPWTGAKYFGNPVKIPRSDHITIAKPSKASDLQYRLLVDFIGSVCGEHALRKPDDGRTNSKNPLVVDWGKLLQEEDGRKTVALRKRVLRISAFAISAGAAALWLGVLFYGWLQPVIGIITIEFVNSTNQLVRISDQAEYYVTASESPGTNRRVDSGILRLIDPKYDSSRYTLNIPSGAKQITKARFLNEDKLVAYYKQGDKFISFVFSANPRPVWVEFSFDKRTFGSVLEIVIAENYSLAGLDKETRNQARVVVSVGPNLSNDVEKMISDRLGNAGIIISGVVALEERPNPTCAVVYYNEVDQQLSRAIKSDLDRQLACSINVVKETRVRAKIGVIDIVLDKVTLKN; translated from the coding sequence ATGGACCCAATGTGGCTACGCCGTTCACGAAATGGCGCCACCATCGTTTTTGTTCACGGAATCCTCTCGGGGCCGGTTGCTGCTTGGACGAGCGCAAATGGCACGTTCTGGCCGCGACTACTGATTGAAGACGAACGGCTTGATGATTTCGGCGTCTATCTCTTCGCCTACCGAGCGGATGCGCTTTCCGGAACGTACTCGTTGGAAGATGCTGTCGACGTTATGCGTGAAAACTTTCGTCTGGACGGAATAGAGAATCGCGGACCAAATGAGCAACTGATATTTGTTTGCCACAGCATGGGCGGAATTTTAGCTCGGAGATTTGTTGTTGCTAACCAGCTCGACCTTGCTGAGCGCCGCGCTCGGTTGGCATTCTTTCTCATCGCTTCACCTTCACTAGGGGCAGAGTACGCAAATTTTGCGGCAGCAGTCGCACCACTCTACAATGCCCAGCTCGAAATTCTTAGATTCAGCGAGACTAATCATTGGCTGAATACCCTAGACAGGGATTTTCTGAATTTAAAAGAGGGGCGAAGGCTACTCATAGCCGGAAAAGAGCTGGTCGAGGATCAGTTCGCTGCGAAACACTCCCTATTACGTAACAATAAAGTCGTTCCGCCTTGGACGGGCGCAAAGTACTTCGGGAATCCGGTTAAGATACCTCGATCAGACCACATCACGATCGCAAAGCCTTCTAAAGCCAGCGACCTTCAATATCGTCTCCTTGTCGATTTTATTGGTTCAGTCTGCGGGGAACACGCCCTGAGAAAACCTGATGATGGGCGGACCAATTCGAAAAACCCATTAGTTGTCGATTGGGGTAAGCTCCTTCAGGAAGAAGATGGACGGAAGACAGTTGCTTTGCGCAAGCGTGTCTTGCGCATCTCCGCTTTTGCCATATCGGCTGGCGCCGCCGCTCTGTGGTTGGGAGTTCTTTTCTACGGGTGGTTGCAGCCTGTTATCGGAATCATCACGATTGAGTTTGTAAACAGCACAAATCAGCTCGTACGGATATCTGATCAAGCGGAGTATTACGTAACAGCGTCCGAAAGCCCCGGGACGAATAGGCGGGTCGATTCTGGCATCTTGCGGTTGATTGATCCGAAGTACGATAGTTCGAGATACACATTGAATATTCCGTCCGGGGCAAAACAGATTACAAAGGCGCGCTTCCTCAATGAGGACAAGTTAGTCGCGTACTACAAGCAGGGAGATAAGTTTATTAGCTTTGTTTTCAGTGCAAATCCCCGACCCGTTTGGGTCGAATTTAGTTTCGACAAACGAACGTTTGGTTCCGTTCTTGAGATCGTGATTGCCGAAAATTACTCACTGGCGGGGTTGGACAAGGAGACGCGCAACCAGGCGCGCGTAGTGGTCAGTGTCGGCCCAAATCTATCAAATGACGTGGAGAAGATGATTTCTGATCGTCTTGGTAATGCCGGTATCATTATTTCCGGGGTCGTTGCACTCGAAGAGCGGCCAAATCCAACTTGTGCTGTGGTATATTACAACGAAGTCGATCAGCAGCTTTCGCGGGCGATTAAGTCGGACCTAGACCGGCAGCTTGCCTGTTCTATTAACGTTGTGAAGGAGACGAGAGTTCGCGCAAAAATAGGAGTCATCGACATTGTTCTCGACAAGGTTACATTAAAAAACTAA
- a CDS encoding UBP-type zinc finger domain-containing protein — MTKKGCSHIAGIQTVTPSALGCEECLKSGSEWLHLRICRTCGHVGCCDDSPNKHASAHFHATGHPVIEGYDPPEGWGWCYVDEVLFDLSHRKTPHNGPIPRYY, encoded by the coding sequence GTGACGAAAAAGGGCTGCAGCCATATCGCCGGCATTCAAACGGTGACCCCGAGCGCGCTCGGCTGCGAGGAGTGCCTGAAAAGCGGGAGCGAGTGGCTGCATTTGCGGATCTGCCGCACCTGCGGCCATGTCGGCTGCTGCGACGATTCGCCGAACAAGCACGCGTCAGCGCACTTCCATGCCACCGGCCATCCCGTGATCGAAGGCTACGATCCGCCGGAAGGCTGGGGCTGGTGCTATGTCGACGAAGTCCTGTTCGATCTGTCGCACCGCAAGACGCCGCACAACGGGCCGATCCCGCGCTACTATTAG
- the hisD gene encoding histidinol dehydrogenase: protein MPVRLDTSSADFGLRFKQFLAAKREVSADVERATRAIVDDVAARGDAALIEATRKFDRLELAAGGLRVTAAEIDAAVGACDSATVDALKFARDRIEAFHQRQLPKDERFTDALGVELGWRWSAVDAVGLYVPGGTAAYPSSVLMNAVPARVAGVPRVVMVVPSPDGKLNPLVLAAAHLGGVSEIYRVGGAQAVAALAYGTATIAPVAKIVGPGNAYVAAAKRQVFGKVGIDMIAGPSEVLVIADDTGNAGWIAADLLAQAEHDASAQSILITDSAGLAADVARAVESQLATLPRADIARASWNDFGAIIMVRTLDEAVELANAIAAEHLEIMTADAEGLSAKVRNAGAIFLGAHTPEAIGDYVGGSNHVLPTARSARFSSGLGVLDFMKRTSILKCGPDQLRALGPAAMTLGKAEGLDAHSRSVGLRLNLP, encoded by the coding sequence ATGCCCGTTCGCCTGGATACCAGCAGCGCCGATTTTGGCCTACGCTTCAAGCAATTCCTCGCCGCCAAACGCGAGGTTTCGGCCGATGTCGAGCGCGCCACCCGCGCCATTGTCGACGACGTTGCCGCGCGCGGCGACGCGGCCCTGATCGAGGCGACCAGGAAATTCGACCGGCTCGAGCTTGCGGCTGGCGGCCTGCGCGTGACCGCGGCCGAGATCGATGCGGCGGTAGGGGCCTGCGACAGCGCAACCGTCGATGCCCTGAAATTCGCCCGTGACCGGATCGAGGCATTTCATCAGCGGCAATTGCCGAAGGACGAGCGCTTCACCGATGCGCTGGGCGTCGAACTCGGCTGGCGCTGGAGCGCGGTCGATGCGGTCGGCCTCTACGTGCCCGGCGGCACCGCCGCCTATCCGTCCTCGGTGCTGATGAACGCGGTGCCGGCCAGGGTCGCCGGCGTGCCGCGCGTCGTCATGGTGGTACCCTCGCCCGACGGCAAGCTCAATCCGCTGGTGCTGGCCGCAGCCCACCTTGGCGGCGTGTCCGAGATCTATCGCGTCGGCGGCGCGCAGGCGGTGGCGGCACTCGCCTACGGCACGGCGACGATCGCGCCGGTCGCCAAGATCGTCGGTCCGGGCAATGCCTATGTCGCCGCCGCCAAGCGGCAGGTGTTCGGCAAGGTCGGCATCGACATGATCGCTGGTCCGTCGGAGGTGCTCGTCATCGCCGACGACACCGGCAACGCCGGCTGGATCGCCGCCGATCTCCTGGCGCAGGCCGAGCATGATGCGAGCGCGCAGTCGATCCTGATCACGGACAGCGCAGGCCTGGCCGCCGACGTCGCGCGCGCGGTGGAATCGCAACTCGCCACGCTGCCCCGCGCCGACATCGCGCGGGCCTCGTGGAACGATTTCGGCGCCATCATCATGGTAAGAACGCTCGACGAGGCGGTCGAGCTGGCGAACGCGATCGCCGCCGAGCATCTGGAAATCATGACCGCGGATGCGGAAGGCTTGTCGGCAAAAGTCCGCAACGCCGGCGCGATCTTCCTCGGCGCCCATACCCCTGAGGCAATCGGTGATTATGTCGGCGGCTCCAACCACGTGCTGCCGACGGCGCGTTCGGCGCGGTTTTCGTCGGGGCTCGGCGTGCTAGACTTCATGAAGCGCACCTCGATTCTCAAATGCGGGCCGGACCAGTTGCGCGCGCTGGGGCCTGCCGCGATGACCTTGGGCAAGGCCGAGGGTTTGGATGCCCATTCACGCTCCGTCGGATTGCGCCTCAATTTGCCATGA
- a CDS encoding DUF2948 family protein yields the protein MPAPDPLKLIALDADDLAVISAHVQDARVRASDIVWRQDEKRLVVGMNRLDWEQTLSGGTEPRRSIAALRFDRVLACKSRNIDLEQPKAVLELVGIEFHPGEAPGGSALLLFSHGEALRLDVECLECELTDLGSDDLGTSDLATAPLEPEG from the coding sequence ATGCCGGCGCCCGATCCGCTCAAACTGATTGCGCTCGATGCCGACGATCTCGCGGTCATATCGGCCCATGTGCAGGACGCCCGCGTCCGGGCGTCCGACATCGTCTGGCGGCAGGACGAAAAGCGGCTGGTGGTCGGCATGAACCGGCTGGACTGGGAGCAGACGCTGTCAGGCGGAACCGAGCCGCGGCGTTCGATCGCGGCGCTGCGCTTCGACCGCGTTTTGGCCTGCAAGTCGCGCAACATCGATCTGGAGCAGCCGAAGGCGGTGCTGGAACTGGTCGGGATCGAATTCCATCCCGGCGAAGCCCCGGGCGGCAGCGCGCTTCTCCTGTTCAGCCACGGCGAGGCGCTGCGGCTGGACGTCGAATGCCTGGAATGCGAGCTGACCGACCTCGGGTCCGACGACCTCGGCACCAGCGACCTCGCCACCGCCCCGCTGGAGCCCGAGGGGTGA
- the murA gene encoding UDP-N-acetylglucosamine 1-carboxyvinyltransferase: MDRIRIVGGSKLNGTIAISGAKNAALPLMIAALLTEETLILDNVPRLADVAQLQRILGNHGVDIMSAGKRPGDRQYQGQTLHISAADIIDTTAPYELVSRMRASFWVIAPLLARMHEAKVSLPGGCAIGTRPVDLLIMALEKLGAELTIDGGYVVAKAPGGLRGAAIDFPKVTVSGTHVALMAATLAKGTTIITNAACEPEIADVADCLNKMGARITGAGTPRIVVEGVTKLHGARHTVLPDRIEAGTYAMAVAMTGGDVQLSGARPELLQSALDVLTEAGALITVNNDGIRVARNGAGIRPVTVSTAPFPGFPTDLQAQLMALMACAGGSSQITETIFENRFMHVQELARFGARISLNGETATIDGTAKLRGAPVMATDLRASVSLVIAGLAAEGETMVNRIYHLDRGFERLEEKLSGCGALIQRISE; encoded by the coding sequence ATGGACCGCATTCGTATTGTCGGCGGCAGCAAGCTCAACGGAACCATCGCGATCTCGGGCGCGAAGAACGCCGCGCTTCCCCTGATGATCGCAGCCCTGCTGACCGAGGAAACGCTGATTCTCGACAACGTGCCGCGGCTGGCCGACGTCGCGCAGTTGCAGCGCATCCTCGGCAACCACGGCGTCGACATCATGTCCGCGGGCAAGCGGCCGGGGGACCGCCAGTATCAGGGCCAGACCCTGCATATTTCGGCGGCCGACATCATCGACACCACAGCGCCTTACGAACTGGTGTCGCGGATGCGCGCCAGTTTTTGGGTGATCGCGCCGCTGCTCGCGCGGATGCACGAGGCAAAAGTCTCCCTGCCGGGCGGCTGCGCCATCGGCACGCGGCCGGTTGACCTTCTGATTATGGCGCTGGAAAAACTCGGCGCCGAGCTCACCATCGACGGCGGCTATGTGGTGGCAAAGGCACCCGGCGGCCTGCGCGGTGCTGCGATCGATTTCCCCAAGGTGACGGTGAGCGGCACCCATGTCGCGCTGATGGCGGCAACGCTGGCGAAGGGCACGACCATCATCACCAACGCGGCCTGCGAGCCCGAAATCGCCGACGTCGCCGATTGCCTGAACAAGATGGGGGCGCGCATCACCGGCGCCGGCACGCCGCGGATCGTGGTCGAGGGCGTCACGAAACTGCACGGCGCGCGGCATACCGTGTTGCCTGACCGGATCGAGGCCGGCACCTATGCCATGGCGGTCGCCATGACCGGCGGCGATGTGCAGCTTTCGGGCGCGCGGCCCGAACTGCTGCAGTCGGCGCTCGACGTGCTGACGGAGGCTGGCGCCCTCATCACCGTCAACAATGACGGTATTCGAGTGGCCAGGAACGGCGCCGGGATCCGGCCGGTGACGGTGTCGACCGCGCCGTTCCCGGGTTTCCCGACCGACCTGCAGGCGCAATTGATGGCGCTGATGGCCTGCGCCGGCGGTTCCTCGCAGATCACCGAGACGATCTTCGAGAACCGTTTCATGCATGTTCAGGAACTGGCGCGGTTCGGCGCGCGTATATCGCTCAACGGCGAGACCGCGACCATCGACGGCACTGCGAAGCTCCGCGGCGCGCCCGTGATGGCGACGGACCTGCGCGCCTCGGTGTCGCTGGTCATCGCAGGACTTGCCGCCGAGGGTGAAACCATGGTCAACCGTATCTATCATCTGGACCGCGGTTTCGAACGGCTTGAGGAAAAACTCTCAGGCTGCGGCGCGCTGATCCAGCGCATCAGCGAATAG
- a CDS encoding alpha/beta hydrolase, whose amino-acid sequence MPTITTKDGVEIFYKDWGKGQPIVFSHGWPLSSDDWDTQMLFFLNNGFRVIAHDRRGHGRSSQVADGHDMDHYADDLAALTAHLDLKNAVHVGHSTGGGEVVHYIARHGESRVAKAAILSAVPPLMVQTAANPGGLPKSVFDDLQAQLAANRSEFYRALPSGPFYGYNRPGAKPSEAVIENWWRQGMMGGAKAHYDGIVAFSQTDFTEDLRKITVPVLVMHGDDDQIVPYEDSAPLSAKLLKNGTLKTYKGFPHGMPTTEAATINADLLAFIKG is encoded by the coding sequence ATGCCCACCATCACCACCAAAGACGGCGTCGAGATCTTCTACAAGGATTGGGGCAAGGGTCAGCCCATCGTGTTCAGCCACGGCTGGCCGCTGTCATCAGACGACTGGGACACGCAGATGCTGTTTTTCCTGAACAACGGTTTCCGTGTGATCGCCCATGATCGCCGCGGCCATGGCCGCTCCAGCCAGGTGGCCGACGGCCACGACATGGATCACTATGCCGACGACCTCGCGGCGCTGACCGCCCATCTCGATCTGAAGAACGCCGTTCATGTCGGGCATTCCACCGGCGGCGGCGAGGTGGTGCATTATATCGCCCGCCACGGCGAGAGCCGGGTGGCGAAGGCGGCGATCCTCAGCGCCGTGCCGCCGCTGATGGTGCAGACCGCGGCCAATCCGGGCGGATTGCCCAAATCGGTGTTCGACGACCTGCAGGCGCAGCTCGCCGCCAACCGCTCGGAATTCTATCGCGCGCTGCCGTCGGGTCCGTTCTACGGCTATAACCGGCCGGGCGCCAAGCCGTCCGAAGCCGTCATCGAGAACTGGTGGCGACAGGGCATGATGGGCGGCGCCAAGGCGCATTACGATGGGATCGTCGCCTTCTCGCAGACCGATTTCACCGAAGACCTCAGGAAGATCACCGTGCCGGTGCTGGTGATGCATGGCGACGACGATCAGATCGTGCCGTATGAAGACTCCGCGCCGTTGTCGGCAAAGCTGCTGAAGAACGGCACGCTGAAGACCTACAAGGGCTTTCCGCACGGCATGCCCACCACCGAGGCTGCCACCATCAACGCCGACCTGCTCGCGTTCATCAAGGGATGA
- a CDS encoding epimerase has product MKVILFGATGMVGQGVLRECFIDASVTEVLAVGRSPTGVQHAKLHEVVHDNFTNFSKIESQLAGFDACFFCLGVSSIGMDAERYRHLTYDVTMAAAKTLARLNPGMVFTYVTGRGTDSTEQGSVRWARVKGKTENDLLKLPFRAAYMFRPAGIQPLHGVRSKTGWVNAVYAVTAPLLSWMVRATPKYMTTSEQLGRAMIKVARDGYPKPVLESEDINAI; this is encoded by the coding sequence ATGAAGGTCATTCTGTTCGGCGCCACCGGCATGGTCGGGCAGGGCGTCCTGCGCGAATGCTTCATCGATGCCAGTGTCACGGAAGTACTGGCGGTCGGGCGCAGCCCCACCGGGGTGCAGCACGCCAAGCTGCACGAAGTCGTGCACGACAATTTCACGAACTTCTCGAAGATCGAATCCCAACTTGCCGGATTTGACGCCTGCTTCTTCTGCCTCGGCGTCTCCTCGATCGGCATGGATGCGGAGCGCTACCGGCACTTGACCTACGACGTCACCATGGCGGCGGCAAAGACGCTGGCGCGGCTCAACCCCGGCATGGTGTTTACCTACGTCACCGGCCGCGGCACTGATTCCACCGAGCAGGGCTCGGTGCGATGGGCGCGGGTCAAAGGCAAGACCGAGAACGATCTGCTCAAGCTGCCGTTCAGGGCGGCCTACATGTTCCGGCCCGCCGGCATCCAGCCGCTGCACGGCGTCCGGTCGAAGACCGGCTGGGTGAACGCGGTCTATGCTGTCACTGCGCCGCTGCTGTCCTGGATGGTGCGAGCCACGCCGAAATACATGACCACCAGCGAGCAGCTCGGCCGCGCCATGATCAAGGTGGCGCGGGACGGCTATCCGAAGCCGGTGCTGGAGAGCGAAGATATCAACGCGATCTAG
- a CDS encoding low molecular weight phosphatase family protein: protein MDAPRARNPQAVLFACGLNSVRSPMAASLLQQMFPQALYVKSAGVRKGELDPFAVAVMAELGQDISGHKPTTFEELEDWEGLNFDLIITLSPEAHHKALELTRTMAADVEYWPTPDPTGMEGNREQKLAAYREVCDGLLMRIRRRFAKAGAASG, encoded by the coding sequence ATGGATGCGCCCCGCGCGCGCAATCCGCAGGCCGTGCTGTTCGCATGCGGCCTGAACAGCGTGCGTTCGCCGATGGCGGCGAGCCTGTTGCAGCAGATGTTCCCGCAGGCGCTCTATGTGAAGTCTGCCGGCGTCAGGAAGGGCGAGCTCGATCCGTTCGCGGTCGCCGTGATGGCCGAACTCGGCCAGGATATTTCAGGCCACAAGCCCACGACGTTCGAGGAACTCGAGGACTGGGAAGGGCTCAATTTCGATCTCATCATCACGCTGTCGCCGGAGGCCCATCACAAGGCGCTGGAGCTGACGCGCACCATGGCCGCCGATGTCGAATACTGGCCGACGCCTGATCCGACCGGCATGGAAGGCAACCGCGAGCAGAAGCTTGCCGCCTATCGCGAAGTCTGCGACGGGCTCTTGATGCGCATCCGCCGCCGCTTTGCCAAGGCAGGCGCGGCGAGCGGGTAG
- a CDS encoding UPF0262 family protein, protein MNKPPPDDDQHNRIVAVTLDEESIGRSGPDIEHERAIAIYDLIEQNVFAPEGDAQGPFTLHLAITGNRLMFDIRREDGTPVVAHLLSLTPFRRIVKDYFMICDSYYQAIRTATTDKIEAIDMGRRGIHDEGSRTLQERLKGKVRVDFETSRRLFTLICVLHWKGQDA, encoded by the coding sequence ATGAACAAGCCGCCACCAGACGATGACCAGCACAACCGCATCGTCGCGGTGACGCTCGACGAGGAATCGATCGGGCGCTCCGGGCCCGACATCGAGCATGAGCGGGCGATTGCGATCTACGATCTGATCGAGCAGAACGTGTTCGCGCCGGAAGGCGACGCGCAGGGGCCGTTCACGCTGCACCTCGCCATTACCGGCAACCGGCTGATGTTCGACATCCGCCGAGAGGACGGCACGCCTGTCGTCGCGCATCTGTTGTCGCTGACGCCGTTCCGGCGGATCGTGAAGGACTATTTCATGATCTGCGACAGCTACTACCAGGCGATCCGCACCGCCACCACCGACAAGATCGAGGCGATCGACATGGGCCGGCGCGGCATCCATGACGAAGGCTCGCGCACGCTGCAGGAGCGGCTGAAGGGCAAGGTGCGGGTCGACTTCGAAACTTCCCGGCGGCTGTTCACGCTGATCTGCGTGCTGCACTGGAAGGGGCAGGACGCATGA
- a CDS encoding M48 family metallopeptidase gives MSQFEILLVEHAAKLIVGYPTFLSFYPPLASLLWTRCRYLSSALTFTFFVPLFAFAVYNSLGFASVNLTDVTTARAERVLAAPLVGVERDEVVVKELGYHWASCGVGGALNFHWKTLMAPQTVIDYIVVHELCHLRHRDHSGAFWNEVDNVLPRYRERKEWLRRNGAALDI, from the coding sequence GTGTCTCAGTTTGAAATCTTGTTGGTCGAACATGCGGCAAAGCTCATCGTCGGCTATCCCACCTTCCTTAGTTTCTATCCCCCTCTCGCTAGTCTCCTATGGACGCGTTGTCGCTATCTCTCTTCTGCCCTTACCTTCACCTTCTTCGTTCCGCTCTTCGCCTTCGCTGTCTACAACAGCCTAGGCTTTGCTAGCGTGAATCTCACTGACGTCACAACCGCAAGAGCAGAACGGGTACTCGCTGCGCCGTTGGTCGGCGTGGAGCGTGATGAGGTTGTTGTCAAAGAACTGGGTTACCATTGGGCGTCTTGCGGTGTGGGCGGCGCATTGAACTTCCATTGGAAGACCCTGATGGCTCCGCAGACCGTGATTGACTACATTGTGGTGCACGAACTCTGTCACCTGCGACACCGCGATCATTCGGGCGCTTTCTGGAACGAGGTAGACAACGTGTTGCCGCGATACCGGGAGCGGAAGGAATGGCTCAGGCGTAACGGGGCTGCACTGGATATCTAG